A DNA window from Ranitomeya imitator isolate aRanImi1 chromosome 2, aRanImi1.pri, whole genome shotgun sequence contains the following coding sequences:
- the SNAI1 gene encoding zinc finger protein SNAI1, protein MPRSFLVKKHFSATKKPNYSELESQTVYIAPFLYDKFSIPVIPQPEILSTGAYFPPLVWDTGLLTTFFTAEPDYSKSPSDDSKPLDLTSFSSEDDEGKTSDPPSPASSAPEADKFHCNQCSKSYSTFAGLSKHKQLHCDPQSRKSFSCKYCEKEYVSLGALKMHIRSHTLPCVCKICGKAFSRPWLLQGHIRTHTGEKPFSCTHCNRAFADRSNLRAHLQTHSDVKKYQCRTCSRTFSRMSLLHKHEESGCSGNH, encoded by the exons ATGCCCCGATCATTCCTGGTCAAGAAACACTTCTCTGCCACCAAGAAGCCCAACTACAGCGAGCTCGAGAGCCAGACAG TCTACATTGCCCCCTTCCTGTATGACAAGTTCTCCATCCCTGTGATCCCCCAGCCGGAGATCCTGAGCACAGGCGCCTACTTCCCCCCTCTGGTCTGGGACACCGGGCTACTGACCACCTTCTTCACGGCTGAGCCCGACTACAGCAAGTCTCCCAGCGACGACTCCAAACCCCTGGACCTCACCTCCTTCTCCAGCGAGGATGACGAGGGGAAGACTTCGGACCCCCCCAGTCCTGCCTCGTCCGCCCCCGAAGCCGACAAGTTccactgtaaccagtgcagcaagtCTTACTCCACCTTTGCCGGACTCTCCAAGCACAAGCAGCTGCACTGTGACCCCCAGAGCCGAAAGTCGTTCAGCTGCAAGTACTGTGAGAAGGAATACGTCAGTCTAGGGGCCCTGAAGATGCACATCAGGAGCCACACGCTGCCCTGCGTCTGCAAGATCTGCGGGAAGGCCTTCTCCAGACCCTGGCTGCTGCAGGGCCACATCAGGACGCACACAG GTGAGAAACCATTTTCCTGCACGCATTGTAACCGGGCGTTCGCCGACCGCTCTAATCTCCGCGCTCATCTGCAGACCCATTCAGATGTGAAGAAATACCAGTGCCGGACCTGCTCCAGGACTTTCTCCCGTATGTCCCTCCTTCACAAGCACGAGGAATCTGGCTGCTCCGGGAACCATTGA